One window of Quercus robur chromosome 5, dhQueRobu3.1, whole genome shotgun sequence genomic DNA carries:
- the LOC126728330 gene encoding receptor kinase-like protein Xa21, which produces MTDDGGGDVVDAYVVRGDVVDAYVGKEAGRDKISAIQPNLYSIMDPTRLFDFYMQILALGFRHLGQMVFRNYGNGQGTNKIQMERLFLNTGNQTVVFFMANDVSGVILEESVPCIALSKNDSYVMSACGGKVSLFNMMTFKVKSKLKGHQKQITGLAFSTNLNILVSSGADAQPCILHLSHSSNNFTDQSALIAFKSEISSHPNDTIFSASNWSTTANFCEWFGVSCSRRRQRVTALNLSYVDLHGTISPHIGNLSFQVSLDLRNNSFSGSLPHEIGNLHRLRELWLSNNLLEGSIPPTLHNCQKLEVLSLYGNYLNGSIPKDLGMLPRVRTIDLSYNHLMGTIRSSLCNMSSLEFLTLEYNSLTNAFPLVIFNLSSLKSLAITKNNLSGTLPVDLCSHCPNLQGLYISYNKFSGKLPSQFNNCRELLVLSLSYNMFDGSISKGFGSLKKVELLYLGGNNLIGNIPPIISNLSMLQGFYAEENNIKGSMPSDLWRLQNLKDLDIHLNNLTGTIPQNIFNITSLQLLSLIGNSLSGNLSFDTRIPCPNLETLFLGLNNISGRIPSYLSNCSNLVEVDLAGNLLSGPIPRSLGNLKYLKFLGLGDNQLTEESGHQEHSFLTSLTSCTSLEWLDISLNPLNITIPETTGNFSASLKIISASQSQIKGQIPMGIGSLKNLTWLDLSYNNLSGNLPSTLGGLKELQRLHLSDNNIGGNIPEELCQLIKLGELFLSNNKISGSISNCIGNLNLLQRLNLSYNKLASSIPLNVWNLENLLFLDLSSNSLYGSLSPNMKKLKAIEYLNLSHNQITGKVPSIIGAFESLSNLDLSKNSFQGDIPDSFGQLKGMDLLDLSNNNLSGAIPKSLEALRFLKYLNLSFNKLSGEIPSGGPFANFKAKSFLGNEALCGNSIFGVPPCTSPSSKGVRMKQLLLKYIIPSMASIIIFAMLVIMLRRHPQYNMQIPSSLFTLPTVDWRMISYQELCRGTNNFCESNLLGIGGFGTVYKGILSDGTTVAVKVLNLHLEDAFKSFDAECKVLRALRHRNLVKVISVCSNPQFKALVLQYMSNYSLEKWIYSHNYCLNLVQRVGIMVDVASALDYLHNGQLESVVHCDLKPSNILLDEDMVAHVGDFGIAKILAENKDATQTRTIGTIGYIAPEYGSEGRVSTKCDIYSYGIILLEMITRKKPTDEMFVGELGMRQWIASLPDRMEVVDDGLLSIEDGRDVTVMQTILSSILELGLRCSEELPDERLEIKDVVAKVNKIKLALLGNRNRGV; this is translated from the exons ATGACTGATGATGGTGGAGGTGATGTAGTTGATGCTTATGTGGTCAGAGGTGATGTAGTTGATGCTTATGTG GGAAAGGAGGCTGGACGAGATAAGATTTCAGCAATACAGCCGAACCTTTATTCAATCATGGATCCTACAAG GTTGTTCGACTTCTATATGCAAATTCTGGCATTAGGGTTTCGGCACTTGGGTCAGATGGTGTTCAGAAACTATGGAAATGGGCAGGGAACGAACAAAATCCAAATGGAAAG ATTGTTCCTCAACACTGGCAACCAAACAGTGGTCTTCTTTATGGCTAATGATGTCTCAGGTGTCATCCTTGAAGAATCAGTACCATGTATAGCACTATCAAAAAATGACTCATATGTGATGTCAGCCTGTGGTGGAAAGGTTTCATTATTTAATATGATGACATTCAAG GTAAAATCAAAACTGAAGGGACACCAAAAGCAAATAACTGGTTTAGCTTTTTCAACGAATCTTAATATCCTGGTTTCGTCAGGGGCTGATGCTCAA CCATGCATACTTCACTTGTCCCACTCTTCCAACAACTTTACAGATCAATCAGCTCTCATTGCCTTCAAATCTGAAATCAGTTCTCATCCAAATGATACTATCTTCTCTGCCAGTAACTGGTCCACAACAGCAAACTTCTGTGAGTGGTTTGGGGTCTCTTGCAGCCGACGCAGACAAAGAGTCACAGCCTTGAACCTTTCCTATGTGGATCTACACGGCACCATTTCCCCTCATATTGGCAACCTCTCCTTCCAAGTCTCACTTGATCTTCGAAACAACAGCTTCTCTGGTTCTCTGCCGCATGAGATTGGTAATCTACACCGCTTGAGGGAACTTTGGTTGTCAAACAACCTATTGGAAGGTAGTATTCCTCCGACTCTACATAATTGCCAGAAGCTTGAAGTTTTAAGTCTTTATGGAAACTACTTAAATGGTAGCATACCTAAAGATTTAGGCATGTTACCAAGGGTTCGCACCATAGACCTTAGTTACAACCATCTTATGGGTACAATTCGGTCGTCCCTCTGCAATATGTCATCATTAGAGTTCTTGACTTTGGAATACAATAGCCTCACCAATGCATTTCCTCTTGTCATCTTTAACTTGTCTTCTCTAAAGAGTCTTGCTATTACAAAAAATAACCTCTCAGGAACCCTCCCAGTGGATCTTTGTAGCCATTGTCCTAATCTTCAAGGGCTGTATATTTCCTACAACAAATTCAGCGGTAAGCTCCCCTCACAGTTTAATAACTGCAGAGAGCTTTTAGTATTATCTCTATCATACAATATGTTTGATGGAAGTATTTCAAAAGGTTTTGGGAGTTTAAAAAAGGTTGAACTCCTCTATCTTGGAGGTAACAACTTAATTGGAAACATTCCTCCTATCATAAGCAATTTATCGATGTTACAAGGGTTTTATGCTGAAGAAAACAACATTAAAGGAAGCATGCCAAGTGATTTATGGCGTCTCCAAAATCTGAAAGATTTGGATATTCATTTGAACAATCTCACTGGGACAATACcccaaaatattttcaacattaCCTCTCTACAATTACTCAGCTTGATCGGTAATTCCTTGTCTGGAAATCTTTCATTCGATACTAGGATCCCTTGCCCtaatcttgaaaccttgtttcttggtcTCAACAACATTAGCGGTCGTATCCCGTCATATCTTTCAAATTGTTCCAACCTCGTCGAAGTAGATTTAGCTGGAAATTTACTCTCTGGGCCTATACCTAGAAGTCTTGGAAACTTAAAATATCTCAAATTCTTGGGTCTAGGTGATAATCAACTAACAGAGGAGTCTGGGCATCAAGAGCATAGTTTTCTTACATCTTTAACCAGTTGCACATCTTTAGAGTGGCTAGATATTTCCCTCAATCCCTTGAATATTACAATTCCGGAAACCACTGGAAATTTTTCGGCTTCGCTTAAAATCATTAGTGCAAGTCAAAGCCAAATAAAGGGTCAAATTCCAATGGGAATCGGTTCCTTGAAAAATTTGACCTGGCTTGATTTGAGCTATAACAATTTGTCTGGAAATTTACCGTCAACATTAGGGGGATTAAAGGAATTGCAAAGATTGCATCTTAGTGACAATAATATTGGAGGAAACATTCCCGAAGAGCTTTGTCAGCTAATCAAGCTGGGAGAACTATTTCtctcaaataacaaaatttctGGATCCATCTCGAATTGCATTGGAAACCTCAATCTTTTGCAGAGATTAAACTTGAGTTATAACAAACTGGCATCATCAATCCCATTGAATGTTTGGAATCTTGAAAATTTGTTGTTCTTGGATTTATCATCAAATTCCCTCTACGGATCTTTGTCTCCAAACATGAAAAAACTCAAAGCTATTGAGTACTTGAATTTATCTCATAACCAAATTACTGGAAAAGTTCCAAGTATCATCGGTGCTTTTGAAAGTCTTAGTAATCTTGATTTGTCAAAGAATTCATTTCAAGGAGACATTCCAGATTCTTTTGGGCAATTGAAAGGAATGGATCTGCTGGACCTCTCTAACAATAATCTCTCAGGTGCAATTCCTAAGTCTCTGGAGGCACTTCGGTTTCTCAAGTATTTGAATTTGTCATTCAATAAGTTATCAGGAGAGATACCATCTGGTGGACCTTTTGCAAACTTCAAGGCAAAATCATTTTTAGGTAATGAAGCACTTTGTGGGAATTCAATTTTTGGAGTTCCACCTTGCACGAGTCCCAGTTCTAAAGGAGTAAGGATGAAACAACTTTTGCTCAAATATATTATTCCCAGCATGGCATCAATTATAATCTTTGCAATGCTTGTCATTATGCTAAGAAGACATCCACAATATAACATGCAAATTCCAAGTTCACTTTTCACATTACCTACAGTGGATTGGAGAATGATATCATATCAAGAACTTTGTCGTGGGACAAACAACTTTTGTGAAAGCAACTTGCTTGGAATTGGAGGGTTTGGTACTGTGTACAAAGGGATACTGTCTGATGGGACTACTGTTGCTGTAAAAGTTCTAAACCTGCATTTGGAGGAtgcttttaaaagttttgatgCTGAATGCAAGGTGTTAAGGGCATTACGACATAGGAATCTAGTTAAAGTCATTAGTGTATGCTCCAATCCCCAGTTTAAAGCTTTGGTGTTGCAGTACATGTCAAATTATAGCCTTGAAAAGTGGATATACTCTCACAACTACTGCTTGAATCTTGTTCAAAGAGTAGGCATTATGGTTGATGTTGCATCGGCATTAGATTATCTCCATAATGGTCAATTAGAATCCGTGGTGCATTGTGATTTGAAGCCAAGCAATATTCTTTTGGATGAGGACATGGTTGCACATGTTGGAGACTTTGGCATTGCAAAGATTTTAGCTGAAAACAAGGACGCAACCCAAACCAGAACCATTGGTACAATTGGCTACATCGCACCAG AGTATGGTTCTGAAGGGAGAGTATCCACCAAATGTGACATTTATAGCTATGGGATAATATTGTTGGAGATGATCACAAGAAAAAAACCTACCGATGAAATGTTTGTTGGAGAACTAGGTATGAGGCAATGGATTGCTTCACTTCCTGACAGAATGGAAGTTGTGGACGATGGTTTGCTTAGTATAGAAGATGGAAGAGATGTAACTGTCATGCAAACTATCCTTTCATCTATCTTGGAATTAGGCTTGAGGTGTTCTGAAGAATTACCAGATGAAAGACTTGAAATCAAGGACGTGGTGGCCAAGgttaacaaaatcaaattggCACTACTTGGAAACAGAAATAGGGGTGTCTGA